One Brassica napus cultivar Da-Ae chromosome C2, Da-Ae, whole genome shotgun sequence DNA window includes the following coding sequences:
- the LOC125582159 gene encoding glutathione S-transferase T3-like, translating to MDSNSYTPFENFVDLLNSQQDTVFGYVQDNVEVSSSQVPAERKERRAWTPVDDVTLISAWLNTSKDPVVANEQRPGGSETRQPPHCKQRWQKINDQVNKFCGAYEAATREKSSGQNENDVLKHAHEIFYNNHKKKFTLEHAWKELRNDQKWCELCSSKTTASGKKRKCDESAQSASSYAFETTTGEAEQATMRPPSVKASKRHSKKTMGDGKALDELESMWRIRKEDLAVKERMTKMKLLDSLVGKADLPEYEEALKKKLIDELMSN from the exons ATGGATTCCAATTCATATACACCGTTTGAAAACTTTGTTGATCTTCTGAATAGCCAGCAAGACACTGTCTTTGGTTATGTCCAAGACAATGTCGAAGTCTCTTCCTCCCAAGTCCCTGCAGAGCGTAAAGAAAGGAGGGCGTGGACGCCAGTTGATGATGTTACCCTCATTAGCGCTTGGCTAAACACAAGCAAAGACCCGGTGGTAGCTAACGAGCAAAGACCCGGTG GTTCTGAAACTAGACAGCCACCACATTGTAAGCAAAGGTGGCAGAAGATAAATGACCAAGTAAACAAATTTTGTGGGGCGTATGAAGCAGCAACTAGGGAGAAGAGTAGCGGCCAAAATGAGAACGATGTTCTCAAACATGCGCATGAGATCTTCTACAATAACCACAAGAAGAAGTTTACTCTTGAGCACGCATGGAAGGAGTTGAGGAATGACCAGAAATGGTGTGAATTGTGTAGTTCTAAAACCACAGCAAGCGGCAAAAAGAGGAAGTGTGATGAGAGTGCACAATCAGCAAGCTCTTACGCGTTTGAAACCACCACTGGTGAAGCTGAGCAAGCAACTATGCGTCCCCCTAGTGTTAAGGCTTCAAAGCGCCACAGTAAGAAGACGATGGGAGATGGTAAGGCGCTGGATGAGTTGGAGAGTATGTGGAGGATCAGGAAGGAAGATTTGGCTGTCAAAGAGAGGATGACAAAGATGAAACTACTTGACTCATTAGTCGGCAAAGCAGATCTACCCGAGTATGAAGAAGCTTtgaagaagaagcttattgatGAGCTTATGTCAAATTAG
- the LOC106390109 gene encoding protein arginine N-methyltransferase PRMT10-like, with amino-acid sequence MGSSSNGGAMSGRAPGTGGGVKSSAPVDKEVDYANYFCTYSFLYHQKDMLSDRVRMDAYYNAVFENKHHFAGKTVLDVGTGSGILAIWSAQAGARKVYAVEATTMADHARALVKANGLEDVVEVIQGSVEDISLPEKVDVIISEWMGYFLLRESMFDSVISARDRWLKPTGVMYPSHARMWLAPIKSTLSDRKKNDLDGAMADWDNFSDEIKSYYGVDMSVLTKPFAQEQEKHYIQTAVWNDLNPLQVIGTPTLVKEMDCLTATVSEIEEVRSNVTSVINGHTTLCGFGGWFDVQFRGRKEDPAQQDIELTTAPSERHCTHWGQQVFIMSNPINVEEGDNLNLGLVMSRSKENHRLMEVELSCEIKEASGNPKESFKKMYFIE; translated from the exons ATGGGGAGCTCATCCAACGGCGGCGCAATGTCCGGACGTGCTCCCGGAACCGGCGGCGGCGTTAAATCGTCGGCTCCAGTAGACAAAGAAGTAGACTACGCTAATTACTTCTGCACATACTCATTCCTCTACCACCAGAAAGACATGCTCTCGGACCGTGTCCGTATGGACGCTTACTACAACGCCGTCTTCGAGAACAAACACCACTTCGCCGGCAAG ACGGTGTTGGATGTTGGAACCGGGAGTGGGATTCTAGCGATTTGGTCAGCTCAAGCTGGTGCGAGGAAAGTTTATGCAGTTGAAGCTACTACGATGGCTGATCATGCTCGTGCTCTTGTCAAGGCCAATGGTCTTGAGGATGTGGTTGAAGTGATTCAAGGCTCTGTTGAAGATATTTCTTTGCCAGAGAAAG TTGATGTAATTATCTCCGAGTGGATGGGATACTTCCTTCTGCGTGAGTCCATGTTTGATTCTGTTATATCTGCTCGTGACCGTTGGTTAAAGCCGACCGGTGTCAT GTACCCAAGTCATGCTCGCATGTGGCTTGCACCCATCAAATCTACTCTGTCAGATCGGAAGAAGAATGATTTGGATGGTGCAATGGCcgattgggataacttctccgATGAGATCAAAAGCTACTACGGAGTTGATATGAGCGTTTTGACAAAACCTTTTGCTCAAGAGCAAGAAAAGCATTACATACAG ACTGCTGTGTGGAATGACTTGAATCCACTTCAAGTGATAGGCACACCTACACTTGTCAAAGAGATGGATTGTTTGACAGCCACTGTCAGTGAGATCGAGGAAGTCAGGTCGAATGTAACCTCAGTCATCAATGGGCACACGACTCTATGTGGTTTTGGTGGTTGGTTTGATGTTCAGTTCCGG GGTAGAAAAGAAGACCCTGCGCAGCAAGATATCGAGTTAACCACAGCTCCAAGTGAACGACACTGCACACACTGGGGACAACAG GTTTTCATTATGTCCAATCCTATAAATGTTGAGGAAGGTGATAATCTGAATCTCGGTTTGGTGATGAGCCGGTCCAAGGAAAACCACAGACTAATGGAGGTTGAGCTTAGTTGCGAGATAAAAGAGGCGTCTGGCAACCCTAAGGAGTCATTCAAGAAGATGTATTTCATAGAATGA